A DNA window from Rhizobium jaguaris contains the following coding sequences:
- a CDS encoding ABC transporter substrate-binding protein yields the protein MKKLFLMTVAVAALTAGTALAADLKFQPGQDSKFNWKSFDDFKAAHGDLKGETLTIFGPWRGEDEALFTSVLNYFVEATGVNAKYSSSENYEQQIVIDTQAGSPPNVAILPQPGLLANLASKGYLTPLGDDLANWVKTNYGAGDSWVSYGTYKGKDGKEAFYAFPYKADLKSLVWYVPENFEEAGYKVPTTMEDLIKLSDQIVKDGGTPWCIGLGSGGATGWPATDWVEEMMLLMNSPQDYDHWVDNTLKFNDPKVVAAIEEFGKFAKNPKYVAGGVASVASTDFRDSPKGLFTVPPKCYMHKQASFIPSFFPEGTKLGQDVDFFYFPPFASHPELGKPVEGAGTLATITKDSKAARAFIQFLQTPIAQEIWMAQSGFLTPYKAVNTAAYANDTLRKEGEILTTATTFRFDGSDLMPGKIGAGSFWTGMVDFVGGKSAQDSADEIQKTWDSIK from the coding sequence ATGAAGAAATTGTTTTTGATGACCGTTGCCGTTGCAGCCCTGACGGCCGGCACGGCACTGGCTGCTGATTTGAAGTTCCAGCCCGGCCAGGACTCCAAGTTCAACTGGAAGAGCTTTGACGATTTCAAGGCCGCCCATGGGGATTTGAAGGGCGAGACGCTGACCATCTTCGGTCCATGGCGCGGCGAAGACGAAGCGCTCTTTACCAGCGTTCTGAATTATTTTGTCGAAGCGACCGGGGTTAACGCCAAGTATTCGTCCTCGGAAAACTATGAGCAGCAGATCGTCATCGACACCCAGGCCGGTTCGCCGCCGAACGTCGCGATCCTGCCGCAACCGGGCCTGCTCGCCAACCTCGCCAGCAAGGGCTATCTGACGCCGCTCGGCGACGATCTCGCCAACTGGGTCAAGACGAACTACGGCGCTGGCGATAGCTGGGTAAGCTACGGCACCTATAAGGGCAAGGACGGCAAGGAGGCCTTCTACGCCTTCCCGTACAAGGCCGATCTGAAGTCGCTCGTCTGGTATGTGCCGGAAAATTTCGAAGAGGCCGGCTATAAGGTCCCGACGACCATGGAAGATCTGATCAAGCTTTCCGATCAGATCGTCAAGGATGGCGGCACTCCCTGGTGTATCGGTCTTGGCTCCGGTGGCGCGACCGGCTGGCCGGCGACCGACTGGGTCGAAGAGATGATGCTGCTCATGAACTCGCCGCAGGATTATGATCACTGGGTCGACAATACGCTGAAGTTCAACGATCCGAAGGTCGTCGCGGCCATCGAGGAATTCGGCAAGTTCGCGAAGAACCCGAAATATGTCGCCGGTGGCGTTGCATCAGTTGCGTCGACGGACTTCCGCGATAGCCCGAAGGGTCTCTTCACGGTTCCGCCGAAGTGCTACATGCACAAGCAGGCATCCTTCATTCCGTCCTTCTTCCCGGAAGGTACCAAGCTCGGCCAGGATGTGGATTTCTTCTACTTCCCGCCCTTTGCCTCGCATCCTGAACTCGGCAAGCCGGTCGAAGGTGCTGGCACGCTGGCAACGATTACCAAGGATTCGAAGGCTGCCCGCGCCTTCATCCAGTTCCTGCAGACGCCGATTGCCCAGGAAATCTGGATGGCGCAGTCCGGCTTCCTGACACCATACAAGGCCGTCAATACCGCCGCCTATGCCAACGATACCCTCCGTAAGGAAGGCGAGATCCTAACCACGGCCACCACCTTCCGCTTTGACGGTTCGGACCTGATGCCGGGCAAGATCGGCGCAGGCTCGTTCTGGACCGGCATGGTGGACTTCGTCGGCGGCAAGTCGGCTCAGGACTCCGCCGACGAAATCCAGAAGACGTGGGACTCCATCAAGTAA
- a CDS encoding ABC transporter ATP-binding protein gives MTGLVLKDIRKSYGNVHVLHGIDLDIQEGEFIVFVGPSGCGKSTLLRMIAGLESITSGDMLIAGQKVNEVPPSRRGIAMVFQSYALYPHMTVYDNMAFGMRIAGENKKEIDRRVRAAAASLQLTQYLERLPKALSGGQRQRVAIGRAICRNPKVFLFDEPLSNLDAALRVATRIEIAKLSDSMPETTMIYVTHDQVEAMTLADRIVVLSAGRVEQVGAPLELYERPANLFVAKFIGSPAMNIFPATVSQTGATTTVTLTGGKAVMLDIPTAASEHGKTASFGVRPEDLRVATDENYLFEGEVSIVEALGEVTQLYIEGLVNGEPIIVKIPGIADVKRGQKMRFAADRQKLHLFDAEGHTYRKQ, from the coding sequence ATGACAGGACTTGTTCTAAAGGACATCCGGAAATCATACGGAAATGTGCATGTTCTGCACGGCATCGATCTGGACATCCAGGAGGGCGAATTCATCGTCTTCGTTGGGCCGTCCGGATGCGGCAAATCCACGTTGCTGCGCATGATCGCCGGGCTCGAAAGCATCACTTCCGGTGACATGCTCATCGCGGGGCAGAAAGTCAACGAGGTGCCGCCGTCCAGGCGCGGCATTGCGATGGTCTTCCAATCCTACGCTCTCTATCCGCATATGACCGTTTACGACAACATGGCTTTCGGCATGCGGATCGCCGGGGAGAACAAGAAAGAAATCGACCGTCGCGTTCGCGCTGCAGCGGCGAGCTTGCAGCTCACGCAATATCTCGAGCGCCTCCCCAAGGCTCTCTCGGGTGGTCAGCGCCAGCGTGTTGCAATCGGTCGCGCCATCTGCCGCAACCCGAAGGTCTTTCTGTTCGACGAACCGCTCTCGAACCTCGACGCCGCGTTGCGCGTGGCAACGCGGATCGAGATCGCCAAGCTCAGCGACTCCATGCCCGAGACGACGATGATCTACGTCACCCACGACCAGGTGGAAGCCATGACCTTGGCCGACCGCATCGTCGTATTGTCGGCCGGGCGGGTGGAGCAGGTCGGCGCGCCGCTCGAGCTCTACGAGCGTCCGGCCAATCTCTTCGTGGCGAAGTTCATCGGCTCGCCGGCCATGAACATCTTCCCGGCGACGGTCAGCCAAACTGGCGCGACGACGACTGTAACGCTGACGGGCGGCAAGGCGGTGATGCTCGACATCCCGACGGCGGCGTCGGAGCACGGCAAGACCGCGAGCTTCGGCGTTCGCCCGGAAGATCTGAGGGTTGCCACCGACGAGAACTACCTCTTCGAAGGCGAGGTCTCTATCGTCGAAGCACTCGGCGAGGTCACGCAACTTTACATCGAGGGCCTGGTGAACGGTGAGCCGATCATCGTCAAGATCCCAGGCATCGCAGACGTTAAGCGCGGGCAGAAGATGCGCTTTGCGGCCGATAGGCAGAAGCTGCATCTCTTCGATGCTGAAGGCCACACCTATCGCAAGCAATAA
- a CDS encoding carbohydrate ABC transporter permease, with the protein MISQILTAVGAMIFGVAVCAAYFLFSNKLLEIIFPAKEGGDVHRVAVNLRRRGIIRPWLFLGPAVSLLAIYLMYPVVATLILSFYGPDGNQFVGGANYVWAVNDNEFRRSIFNNILWLAVVPAACTFFGLVIAVMTDRIWWGNIAKAVIFMPMAISFVGASVIWKFIYEYRGGTDAQIGLLNAIVQLFGGTPQVWITIPFWNNFFLMIMLIWIQTGFAMVILSAALRGIPEETIEAAVIDGANGWQIFWKIMVPQVWGTIATVWTTITILVLKVFDIVLTMTNGQWDTMVLANLMFNWAFRGFDSGRSAVIALVIMIAVTPIMIWNIRRANAETKGH; encoded by the coding sequence ATGATTTCGCAGATACTGACGGCGGTTGGAGCCATGATATTTGGCGTTGCCGTTTGCGCCGCTTATTTTCTCTTTTCCAACAAGCTGCTGGAGATAATTTTCCCGGCAAAAGAAGGTGGCGATGTTCACCGGGTCGCGGTCAATCTGCGTCGCCGCGGCATAATCCGCCCCTGGCTTTTCCTCGGGCCGGCAGTTAGCCTCCTCGCCATCTATTTGATGTATCCGGTGGTTGCGACGCTCATCCTGTCCTTCTATGGTCCTGACGGCAATCAATTCGTCGGTGGCGCCAACTATGTCTGGGCCGTCAACGACAACGAATTCCGCCGGTCGATCTTCAATAATATCCTCTGGCTCGCCGTCGTTCCGGCCGCCTGCACCTTCTTCGGTCTCGTTATCGCCGTTATGACCGATCGCATCTGGTGGGGCAACATCGCCAAGGCGGTCATCTTCATGCCGATGGCGATCTCCTTCGTCGGCGCATCGGTCATCTGGAAATTCATCTACGAATATCGCGGCGGCACCGACGCGCAGATCGGCTTGCTGAACGCGATCGTGCAGCTCTTTGGCGGTACGCCCCAGGTTTGGATCACCATCCCCTTCTGGAATAACTTCTTCCTAATGATCATGCTGATCTGGATTCAGACCGGCTTCGCCATGGTCATCCTGTCGGCCGCCCTTCGCGGCATTCCGGAGGAAACGATTGAAGCGGCCGTCATCGACGGCGCCAATGGCTGGCAGATTTTCTGGAAGATCATGGTGCCGCAGGTCTGGGGCACGATCGCCACGGTTTGGACCACCATCACAATCCTAGTCCTGAAGGTTTTCGACATCGTTCTGACCATGACCAACGGTCAGTGGGATACGATGGTTCTTGCGAACCTGATGTTCAACTGGGCGTTCCGAGGTTTTGATTCCGGCCGTAGTGCCGTCATTGCGCTGGTTATCATGATCGCGGTCACGCCGATCATGATCTGGAACATCCGTCGTGCAAACGCAGAAACGAAGGGGCACTGA
- a CDS encoding carbohydrate ABC transporter permease: protein MLGNLGRIGPARLFVHFAVLLIVIIWLIPTLGIFVTALRDKDQIVVSGWWTSFSGSSRTIAVRLAGSDKATQDGANYIIKGNVFDGSNNNGSGRVRSFGLRVQEPAAYQAGSQADLGDGESLTINSDGTYLLQRNGAFAADERARRVYLTVATPPEFTRDNYRTVLTGEGIGQSFINSLTVAIPATIIPILIAAFAAYALAWMDFRGRALLIALVVGLIVVPLQMSLIPLLRIYNDIGQVFGVPSKTYPGIWMAHTAFGLPLAIYLLRNYIAGLPKEIIESARVDGASDFDIFVKIILPLSFPALASFAIFQFLWVWNDLLIAMVFLGTDKDHLVLTAALNALLGSRGGNWEILTASAFVTILIPLLVFFGLQRYLVRGLLAGSVKGG, encoded by the coding sequence ATGCTCGGAAACCTTGGCCGCATCGGCCCAGCTCGCCTCTTCGTCCATTTCGCCGTGCTGCTGATCGTCATCATCTGGCTGATCCCGACGCTCGGGATCTTCGTTACGGCCTTGCGTGACAAAGACCAGATCGTGGTCTCCGGCTGGTGGACCTCCTTCTCGGGCTCGTCCAGGACGATTGCCGTCCGTCTTGCCGGTTCCGACAAGGCAACTCAGGACGGGGCCAACTACATCATCAAAGGCAATGTCTTCGACGGCAGCAACAATAACGGCAGCGGCAGGGTCAGATCCTTTGGTCTGCGCGTCCAGGAACCGGCCGCCTATCAGGCCGGGTCGCAGGCCGACCTCGGCGATGGCGAAAGTCTAACCATCAATTCCGATGGTACCTATCTCTTGCAGAGGAACGGCGCTTTCGCCGCCGATGAGCGCGCCAGACGCGTGTATTTGACGGTCGCGACGCCGCCGGAATTCACCAGGGATAACTACCGGACGGTTCTGACGGGCGAAGGCATCGGTCAGTCCTTTATCAATTCGCTGACGGTCGCCATTCCAGCGACGATCATTCCGATCCTGATTGCTGCTTTCGCGGCCTATGCGCTTGCTTGGATGGATTTTCGTGGTCGAGCGCTGCTGATTGCGCTTGTCGTTGGCCTTATCGTCGTGCCGTTGCAGATGTCGCTGATCCCGCTGCTGCGCATCTACAACGATATCGGCCAGGTATTCGGCGTACCGTCGAAGACCTATCCCGGCATCTGGATGGCGCATACCGCCTTCGGCCTGCCGCTCGCCATCTACCTGCTGCGCAACTACATCGCGGGCCTGCCGAAGGAAATCATCGAATCCGCACGCGTCGACGGCGCCAGCGACTTCGACATTTTCGTCAAGATCATCCTGCCTCTGTCCTTTCCGGCGCTCGCCTCCTTCGCGATCTTCCAGTTCCTCTGGGTCTGGAATGATCTTCTGATCGCCATGGTGTTCCTCGGCACCGACAAGGATCATCTGGTTCTGACGGCAGCCCTGAATGCTTTGCTTGGCTCGCGTGGCGGCAATTGGGAAATCCTGACGGCCTCCGCTTTCGTCACCATTCTTATTCCGCTCCTCGTCTTCTTCGGTCTGCAGCGCTATCTCGTGCGCGGTCTGCTCGCCGGGTCGGTGAAGGGGGGCTGA
- a CDS encoding substrate-binding domain-containing protein, whose product MNLKQLSQMLGLSQTTVSRALNGYPEVNRETRERVLKAVRETGYRPNKAAQRLATGKAGSIGLVMPTAPGHPSDVHFSEFLTGLGEEALRHDFHFVLTPADPNDEVGALKRLAASGNVDALFVTYMRGHDPRVEMLKSLSMPFLVHGRSFGTEPDYPYLDIDNEAAFYDATKLLLQLGHKRFALLNGPIYLDFAIRRKNGVVAALAERGLTLDETYVSHTPMTDEQGLFAMERILQLDEPPTAILCSSTVLALGAVRAINQAKLKLGEDISLIAHDDVLTLLKPENFTVPLTTTRSSLRAAGVRVAERLIGEIKQLETFPKQELWKAELIVRASTGVAPAD is encoded by the coding sequence GTGAATCTGAAGCAGCTATCGCAAATGTTAGGCCTGTCGCAGACCACTGTCAGCCGTGCTTTGAACGGATATCCGGAGGTCAATCGCGAAACCCGCGAGCGAGTGCTCAAAGCGGTTCGGGAAACGGGTTATCGTCCCAACAAGGCGGCGCAACGGCTGGCGACCGGCAAGGCCGGCTCGATCGGCCTGGTCATGCCGACGGCGCCCGGTCATCCCTCCGATGTGCATTTCAGCGAGTTCCTGACCGGCCTTGGCGAAGAAGCGTTGCGGCATGATTTCCATTTCGTTCTGACGCCGGCCGATCCGAATGACGAAGTCGGGGCGCTGAAGCGGCTTGCCGCCAGCGGCAACGTCGACGCTTTGTTCGTTACCTACATGCGCGGCCATGATCCACGCGTCGAAATGCTGAAATCATTGTCCATGCCTTTCCTGGTGCATGGACGGTCCTTTGGGACCGAGCCGGATTACCCCTATCTCGATATCGACAATGAGGCGGCCTTCTACGACGCCACGAAACTGCTGCTGCAGCTTGGCCACAAACGTTTTGCGCTGCTGAACGGACCGATCTATCTCGATTTCGCCATCCGGCGAAAAAACGGTGTGGTCGCAGCACTTGCCGAACGCGGTCTGACGCTGGACGAGACCTATGTCAGCCATACACCGATGACCGATGAACAGGGCCTCTTTGCGATGGAGCGTATCCTGCAGCTCGATGAGCCGCCAACCGCCATCCTCTGCTCCAGCACCGTGCTGGCGCTCGGCGCTGTGCGCGCCATCAACCAGGCGAAACTGAAGTTGGGCGAAGATATTTCGCTGATCGCGCATGACGATGTGCTGACACTGTTGAAGCCTGAGAATTTCACCGTGCCGCTGACGACCACGCGCTCATCGCTGCGCGCTGCCGGCGTACGTGTCGCAGAGCGGTTGATCGGCGAAATCAAGCAACTTGAAACTTTTCCCAAGCAGGAGCTTTGGAAGGCCGAGCTGATCGTGCGCGCCTCGACCGGCGTAGCGCCGGCCGACTAA
- a CDS encoding succinoglycan biosynthesis protein exop, with translation MFESKATIRPHSDDAEAFDSLRGAGRHAYFDRGKDGYLVAANVQLNDREAASDAELLAVIQKMLDGDPYPVSGRKKSAAAGANEAQPLPDRIRSILQNRPIAPETIVERQPEPTVDQSSASSRVDDTGIELSLPADLSAVSAIAHLPRRRWRFGFGSIAFVVAASLAGAFMPAMLAAPPRYVSHTALRMEGQGSTRQTLLDVTAKRIVAPSLLSDLVARLKLDRDPEFTGNKAGAIGVAMELLSGNGNASDAPSRAQAALRRDITVNVDVPSGTLHVTVTTADPARSAEIANRLADAAIYDAIVAQGAGPAGKSSPHVDRSLKELDQARAALANFKAQYGDDKIEAALDLQQKRQQLDGEIKAAEIAVQSAKVRVSAAKSATPASVVSGALPGNLSSAGLDDLRSRYSAAKIVLTQLSTQLGPRHPRLLAQQATVDGLAADIRNQLQRLVANSDASLKVSLENQAALTARLTALSQRSTDVDMASLGQLQDDVAAAQSRYEADSQSAETQPPEVKVPIAVIAPAVAAKAPLDDNLAGRQTAGFLMGLGAALCLVFLRKWMGGALLPEDQTAERIVAPEPVFSHDPEPAPQPRPMPVPQPHFDAAIPVANDRPIATEGLTQIQRELALLRAKVETYASRRQTVRG, from the coding sequence ATGTTCGAAAGCAAGGCGACGATCAGACCCCATTCCGACGATGCGGAAGCGTTCGACTCTCTCCGCGGAGCCGGACGCCATGCCTATTTCGATCGCGGCAAGGATGGCTATCTCGTTGCCGCCAATGTCCAGCTGAACGATCGCGAAGCCGCGAGCGATGCGGAATTGCTGGCCGTCATCCAAAAGATGCTGGACGGCGACCCCTATCCCGTCTCAGGGCGGAAAAAATCTGCGGCCGCCGGTGCCAACGAAGCTCAGCCGCTGCCCGATCGTATCCGCAGTATCCTGCAAAACCGCCCGATAGCGCCCGAAACGATCGTTGAGCGGCAGCCGGAGCCGACCGTCGATCAATCCTCCGCCTCGTCTCGCGTCGATGACACCGGGATTGAGCTTTCGCTTCCGGCCGATCTGTCGGCTGTTTCAGCGATTGCACATCTGCCCCGTCGTCGCTGGAGGTTCGGCTTCGGCTCCATTGCCTTCGTCGTCGCCGCCTCGCTGGCAGGCGCTTTCATGCCGGCAATGCTGGCGGCTCCGCCGCGTTATGTCTCTCACACCGCGCTGCGGATGGAAGGGCAGGGGAGCACGCGACAGACGCTTCTAGATGTCACCGCCAAACGCATCGTCGCGCCATCCTTGCTTTCCGATCTTGTTGCCAGGCTGAAACTCGACCGTGATCCGGAATTTACCGGCAATAAGGCCGGCGCGATCGGTGTTGCCATGGAATTGCTGTCCGGCAATGGCAACGCTTCCGACGCTCCCTCGCGTGCGCAGGCTGCCCTTCGTCGAGACATCACCGTCAACGTCGATGTGCCGAGCGGCACCTTGCATGTCACTGTTACGACAGCCGATCCCGCAAGATCGGCCGAGATCGCCAACCGTCTGGCCGATGCGGCTATCTACGACGCCATCGTCGCGCAAGGCGCGGGCCCAGCCGGCAAAAGCAGTCCTCATGTCGACCGGAGCCTCAAGGAGCTCGATCAAGCCAGGGCCGCACTGGCCAATTTCAAGGCGCAATACGGTGACGACAAGATCGAGGCGGCGCTGGATCTTCAGCAAAAACGTCAGCAATTGGATGGCGAGATCAAAGCCGCTGAAATTGCGGTACAAAGCGCAAAGGTCCGCGTCTCGGCCGCCAAATCCGCGACGCCTGCCAGTGTCGTGAGTGGCGCGCTGCCGGGGAATCTGTCGTCCGCCGGTCTGGATGATCTGCGCAGTCGCTATAGTGCCGCCAAGATCGTGCTGACCCAGCTCTCCACGCAGCTCGGACCGCGCCATCCCCGCCTGCTGGCACAGCAGGCGACGGTCGATGGCCTGGCCGCCGATATCCGCAACCAGCTTCAGCGTCTGGTCGCCAATAGCGATGCGAGCCTGAAAGTCTCACTTGAGAACCAGGCGGCGCTTACCGCGCGGCTGACCGCTCTCAGCCAGAGAAGCACCGATGTCGACATGGCCAGCCTTGGTCAGCTTCAGGACGATGTTGCAGCCGCACAGAGCCGTTATGAAGCCGATTCGCAAAGCGCCGAAACGCAGCCACCCGAAGTCAAAGTGCCGATCGCCGTTATCGCCCCTGCCGTCGCTGCCAAGGCGCCCCTCGACGACAATCTTGCGGGCCGCCAGACAGCCGGTTTCCTGATGGGCCTCGGCGCCGCGCTCTGCTTGGTTTTCCTTCGGAAATGGATGGGTGGCGCATTGCTTCCTGAGGATCAGACGGCCGAACGCATCGTAGCGCCCGAGCCGGTTTTCAGTCACGACCCCGAGCCGGCCCCGCAGCCGCGACCAATGCCGGTGCCGCAACCGCACTTCGACGCCGCTATTCCGGTTGCCAATGATCGTCCCATCGCCACCGAGGGGCTGACGCAGATCCAGCGCGAGCTGGCGCTGTTGCGTGCGAAAGTCGAGACCTATGCTTCGCGCCGGCAGACGGTGCGCGGCTGA
- a CDS encoding bifunctional methylenetetrahydrofolate dehydrogenase/methenyltetrahydrofolate cyclohydrolase, with amino-acid sequence MTTVIDGKRVAASVIDAVKTATAALERDTGTKTGLAVVIVGDDPASHTYVSSKSRMAKECGFNSIQHTLPAETTQDELARLVASLNEDAAIHGILVQLPLPKHLNAEAIIQSIRPDKDVDGLNVVNAGKLATGDLDTGLISCTPAGAMLLVRRMHGEDLSGLTAVVIGRSNLFGKPMAQLLIHANATVTTAHSRTKDLAAVARGADILVAAVGRPEMVKADWIKPGATVIDVGINRIAAPDKGEGKTRLVGDVAFTEAAEVAAVITPVPGGVGPMTIAMLMANTSIAAHRAAGKPAPKF; translated from the coding sequence GTGACGACTGTGATCGATGGCAAGCGGGTGGCTGCTTCGGTAATTGATGCGGTGAAGACCGCGACCGCTGCGCTCGAAAGGGACACGGGCACGAAGACCGGACTGGCCGTCGTCATCGTCGGCGATGATCCGGCCAGCCACACCTATGTCAGCTCCAAGAGCCGCATGGCCAAGGAATGCGGCTTCAATTCCATCCAGCACACGTTGCCCGCCGAGACGACGCAGGATGAGCTGGCAAGGCTGGTGGCGTCGCTGAACGAGGACGCTGCCATTCATGGCATCCTGGTGCAATTGCCATTGCCGAAGCACCTGAATGCCGAAGCGATCATCCAGTCGATCCGGCCGGACAAGGACGTCGACGGCTTGAATGTCGTTAATGCCGGCAAGCTGGCGACCGGCGATCTCGACACCGGCCTGATCTCCTGCACGCCGGCCGGCGCCATGCTGCTGGTGCGCCGCATGCATGGCGAAGACCTGTCGGGTCTCACCGCCGTCGTCATCGGCCGCTCCAACCTCTTCGGCAAGCCGATGGCGCAGCTGCTGATTCATGCCAATGCGACCGTGACGACGGCGCATTCGCGCACGAAGGACTTGGCCGCCGTCGCCCGCGGCGCCGATATTCTGGTGGCCGCCGTCGGCCGGCCGGAAATGGTGAAAGCGGATTGGATCAAGCCCGGTGCGACCGTCATCGATGTCGGCATCAACCGCATCGCCGCGCCGGACAAGGGGGAGGGCAAAACTCGCCTTGTCGGCGATGTCGCCTTTACGGAAGCCGCGGAAGTTGCCGCCGTCATCACCCCGGTGCCGGGCGGCGTCGGCCCGATGACCATCGCCATGCTGATGGCCAATACCTCCATTGCCGCCCATCGTGCCGCCGGCAAGCCGGCGCCGAAGTTCTGA
- a CDS encoding alpha-glucosidase, with product MSIASQSISTVDKDWWRGAVIYQIYPRSYQDSNGDGIGDLKGIAVRLPHIAALGADAIWISPFFTSPMRDFGYDVSNYEDVDPIFGTLADFDAMMTEAHRLGIKVMIDLVLSHSSDHHPWFVESRSSKDNPKADWYVWADAKPDGTPPNNWLSIFGGSAWAWDPTRMQYYMHNFLISQPDLNLHNPEVQERLLDVVRFWLDRGVDGFRLDTINFYFHDRELRDNPALEPARRNASTAPAVNPYNFQEHLYDKNRPENLKFLQRFRAVLDEYPAIAAVGEVGDSQRGLEIVGEYTSGNDKMHMCYAFEFLAPDPLSPERVEDVMKDFAEAAPEGWACWAFSNHDVMRHVSRWGSLVADRDALAKQYAALLLTLRGSVCLYQGEELGLTEADLAYQDLQDPYGIQFWPEFKGRDGCRTPMVWDSQVTQGGFSTVKPWLPVPVEHILRAVSVQHGDENSVLEQYRRFLAFRKQHPAFAKGEIAFTEPQGDVLLYTRHYGNETILCMFNMSATEIAANLPEGSWQVLAGHGFASNNYGNQIDIPAWGAYFARLA from the coding sequence ATGAGCATTGCCTCTCAATCGATTTCGACGGTGGACAAAGACTGGTGGCGCGGAGCGGTGATCTATCAGATCTATCCGCGCTCCTATCAGGACTCCAACGGCGACGGCATCGGCGACCTCAAGGGTATCGCCGTCCGCCTGCCGCACATTGCCGCCCTTGGTGCCGATGCGATCTGGATTTCGCCGTTCTTCACGTCGCCCATGCGCGATTTCGGCTACGACGTCTCCAACTATGAAGATGTCGATCCGATCTTCGGTACGCTTGCCGATTTCGACGCAATGATGACGGAAGCGCACCGCCTCGGCATCAAGGTGATGATCGATCTGGTGTTGTCGCACAGCTCCGACCACCATCCCTGGTTTGTCGAAAGTCGTTCGAGCAAGGACAATCCCAAGGCCGACTGGTATGTCTGGGCCGACGCCAAGCCGGATGGCACACCGCCGAATAACTGGCTGTCGATCTTCGGCGGCTCTGCCTGGGCTTGGGATCCGACCCGCATGCAATATTACATGCACAATTTCCTGATCTCGCAGCCGGACCTGAACCTGCACAATCCCGAGGTTCAGGAACGACTGCTGGATGTCGTGCGTTTCTGGTTGGACCGGGGCGTCGACGGCTTCCGCCTCGACACCATCAACTTCTATTTCCACGATAGGGAGCTGCGCGACAATCCGGCACTGGAACCAGCGCGCCGCAACGCGTCGACCGCACCGGCGGTCAATCCCTATAACTTCCAGGAACATCTCTACGACAAGAACCGCCCGGAAAATCTGAAGTTCCTGCAGCGGTTCCGGGCCGTGCTCGACGAATATCCAGCGATTGCCGCCGTCGGCGAAGTCGGCGACAGCCAGCGCGGTCTTGAGATCGTCGGCGAATATACCTCCGGCAACGACAAGATGCATATGTGCTATGCCTTCGAGTTCCTGGCGCCGGACCCGCTGTCGCCGGAGCGCGTCGAAGATGTGATGAAGGATTTTGCTGAAGCCGCGCCGGAAGGTTGGGCATGCTGGGCATTTTCAAACCATGACGTGATGCGCCATGTCAGCCGCTGGGGCAGCCTGGTCGCCGACCGCGATGCGCTTGCCAAGCAATATGCGGCCCTGCTCCTGACACTGCGCGGCTCCGTTTGCCTCTATCAGGGCGAAGAGCTCGGCCTAACGGAAGCCGATCTCGCCTATCAGGATCTGCAGGATCCCTACGGCATCCAGTTCTGGCCGGAATTCAAGGGCCGAGACGGCTGCCGCACACCGATGGTCTGGGACAGTCAGGTCACCCAAGGCGGCTTCTCGACGGTAAAGCCCTGGCTGCCGGTGCCGGTAGAGCATATTCTGCGTGCCGTCAGCGTGCAGCACGGCGACGAGAATTCCGTGCTGGAGCAGTATCGCCGCTTCCTCGCCTTCCGCAAGCAGCACCCGGCTTTTGCCAAGGGTGAGATCGCCTTCACGGAACCGCAGGGGGACGTGCTGCTTTACACGCGTCACTATGGCAACGAAACCATCCTCTGCATGTTCAACATGAGCGCGACGGAGATAGCGGCAAACCTGCCTGAGGGGAGCTGGCAGGTCCTGGCCGGTCACGGTTTCGCAAGCAACAACTACGGCAATCAGATCGATATTCCGGCCTGGGGCGCTTATTTCGCGCGCTTGGCCTGA